The window AGTCCCCTAAGTTAAACCACCATGACTCAATTACAGTACCTGAAAGTTTAATTCAATCACGGTTATAGGTTATTATagtaatcaataaaataacagAAGCATCTTATTCGTTTTCCAAAGAAATTGTAGTTTATGTTGAACCATATGTATTCCAAATAATTGGATTCCTTCCTGTTTTAGCACgatttaaataaagttatgCATCTTTAGTTGTGAGATGTATTATGATTTCAACACATAAATCATATATTGAGAATGCAGCCAGTAAATGTTGAACAGTTTGACATGTCTGATCTAAAAcatacagaaaataaaataaacagatACATACATGCCAAGTATAATCTTCCACTGACAAACAGAAAGTTGAGGtacattacattacaattCTCTGTTACATCATTCTGGGTAAAAGTACACAGATAAGAACGatgcaaaacacaaacaacaattgcACTTTCAATGCCGGACTCGACTAAGTTCTTTTGGTGTGAGGGGATTGAGATCAAAACTACTGAGATCTTTCTGCCCTTGAGCATCACGTAgcttgtttactttttcatgcaaacccCTTTGTACTGTTTTAATTTCCTTGTCAAGTTCTTCTTGATCTTTTGTGAGCATCGTGATGGCATCATCCTTGAATATATGGTTAATGTGACTAGTTAAAAATTGTGTATGCAGTACACAACGGATGTAGAAAATTTATATATCCATGTTTGCAAGTGAGTGTAAGCACATGAAATAACAGatttgaaaaaagcaaaataaatatatctttAACATCATAGCTATATGGCACATGCTGAAACACCTTTTtcactttaataaacatcCCACCAAAGTTCAGCCAAGCTTTGTCCATACAATAAGGAGGGGCCACTTGCTTCTTACGAAGAGCTGTCAACGCTTCACGATTAGAATTTCGCTTTTTATCAAGATCAACAACCTGCTGTTTGTCGGCAAGAACATCTTCAGCCAGCATCTCTAGGTCAACCATGTAATTCATGACAAATAGTGGATCACGTGCCATTTCTTCTTTTAAGTGTGTAGATTGTGTAAAACTGAGGtataaaaaaacagttttacttgTTCTTTACAGACTTGCTTGCTATCACTTGTTTTTCATTAGTTACATAATGTATATTTATACATACCAAAAATTTCCTTGAAGCACTAATCGTTGTAATCAGGAATATCTTCAAATGAGTACCCTACGTAGCCTCTCCAAGCATAATACGCAATTCGCAAGTGATAGAAGCCAGGAAGGAAAGTAATTATACCCAGAATCAAAACAGGCCAAGTCCGATCACTATAACATAAACCAAAATTTATTACAATCAGttaactttgaaaaatgtcTATTAGTACCAACTTATACAAAAGATATTATTAATTCAGAAACTTCAGCAAAAATGTACGACATATATtcaagtttaacttttcaagaaAAGTTGCACGTGCAGAAGTTTTAACCTCATGTGTAAAGACACTTTCTCCAAAgttctttatttgtttacttcaaatataattatgtgcatttgtatactttTGATTGCTAATGAACTGTGCAACAtgaaaaaacaaccaaaatttGGGCATCCGATACTGTAATAGCATTTTACATGTTCGCAAATACAGGCCAATATTATTTTGCTGTATGGCTTGCATTTGATTTTTACTCATTCACaagcaatgacaaaaaaattgaTGTTATGGGAATTTCGGGTAAGCTAATTAATCATCCTTATAGTTTAAACCAACCTGTATTTTGCGTCAATATGACCTGATAACAACAATGCACCAATTACAATCAGCACAGTACCAACAAGAAACAGAACAAATGCAATTCCTATTGCTTTTATAGGAACTTTTGGCTCAGGTTTTTCAAACTGTAATGAAGAGTATACTTCTCCGTCAGTATCACCACCGTATACTCGTGTAAGCTTCTTGTATCGAACTGCGGAATTTGACATGCCCTAATACTTAACTTCTGACAAAAAATCTATACTTTAGCTTCTTTGCATTGTATCTGAAATAGATCAAATAATTTAACGTAAATGTTAATAAAGACGCAAATAAGAGTTAGCCTTGGCTAACTAGTGGTACAAGCATTCAAGAGGTTCAGCTTTTGTTTGAACATCAAGCTGAACTACGATGAGCAACTGCCCTCTTTGAACACGTCTAGGATTCTTCCATTAACATTGTACCGGACAAAGTAGTATAGGCTAGTATAATATACATTCTACatacataggcctatagcaCAGTAGTACTagattttatctatttattttatttttatcgtaGAATAGTACTAGCCTAGTATACTTATAGCAGTCTATGATTCCTCTAATCAAGAGTTATTCTTCGAAATTCTTTGGAGCTGGGGTTACTGATTGTGCCAAATGATGTGGCACAAGGCACGGCGCAAGAGTACACTTACGCCTTTCGAACGCGGCGAAGTGATCCATTTATGACCTGTAAACCTGGCTTCAAATTcagaagcctgggtcgagattacgGAGATCATGGGTTCTGCAgaatgaagcctgggtcgagattagaAAGGCCAAGGATCGTATAAAATGAAACCTGGttcgagattacagaggtcatgggttctggtagattgaagcctgggtcgaaaTTAGAAAGGTCACggctcgtataaaatgaaaCCTGGTTCAAGATTACAGaagtcatgggttctgtagattgaagcctgggtagAGATTGGGTAAGTTGTGGGTCGTGTAGGAAGTGGGTTGGCTCCTATGAAACGTGACCTTAGAAAAGTGGcgtcttttcaaattttcattacCTGGGTCCAAAGTCATTAAATAATCACTTCCCCGAGGTGGCCGGCGCAATACGTCAAGCCAGATtagaaagtttgctgttttgagGTGATAGATCTCCCACGCAGTCAAGGTAAAACAATAGTAATTATACGTGCAATAAATTTCTATCCCCGCacacttagcaaactttgCTATCTGGGAGTCAAGCACGTTGCGAGCAAATGTGGTCAGGCGCTGCATAATTGCATGTTTATTTCTTCAAATGAACCATGGTTATTGGTGTTTATTGGTATTCGTGGAAGATTCAATAattgttttacaatattttctaattttggatcctttgtttcttgttttttgtgttttctttttggttttttcggtttattagaaaaaaatttccttcatttaaaattttttttattcgcCAGCTTTTGTTCGCCcactttatttttttatagctAGCGAACAGTGTTTGCTAGACAACGTTCGTTAGCTTGACTCAGGTTctcgggtctagtatacaagtatataaccagatgacgtcacaatttgagtagctcaGTAGCTGGGAACTAATATAgcagtatacaaaggcatcctgtggttgtgcacttgtatactagaacCGTTGGCTCTAGCCTAGTCTGGTACCGGTAACTCTGGTAAAAACAAGAACGTTTTACCAGTCCATGTACTGTCATCTGTTACATTTCTATGCTGAAAAGACACATTACCTACTACTaatcactagggcaaccagttttttgacctaaaaagtttaaattttgaccttaaaatttgcaaattttgacctcattttgacctaaaaagtttaagttttgacctaaaacgtttaaattttgacctcattttgaaaaacgctatactgatagtctctacactgtctacagcaactttctaatctaaagctgcatttaaaaatgacaaaatgcttttctagtgttgactttttttcgtttctgcgtattaagattgacaacttgcactttcaaatgcaatgccgtcacatcgtgacgtcaccaaacgcgctgaaaagccttccctctctttgtggctttggttctaagtaaaatttgcggcactggaattgtttgcggtacaagaaaagagaaaaatggaagaataatattacaaaatggttacaaaattacaagtttaatagattttgacctaaaaaaaagacctaaagaaacaatttgaccgtattttgacctaacgtaacattttgactttatttgacctaataacttctataccacacgtcgtacaaagctgaaatttgttttgtgcttgtttgataacattctgggcaggttaaaaaaaattgaccatattgacttttggttgccctactaatcaccAACCTATGGAAACCAGAGACGTATTCCAACCAAAAGTAGTTTGCTGGTCTACCATACCTAATAAACACCCCAGTCATCATgcatattgtttttacatCGTGACCTCATCATGACCAGGCTCAATTTACGATACAATTTTgctaactgcttaaccactacatattattaaaaattctttcaccagtatgtttactgacaactactctgAATTAAGGCCGACCTGTTTTTGGATTTGTCCCTCACTTTAACTTTGCTAGTTTGCTCGCTCGGCTAAGGGTTAGAATGTTAGGTTATATAGATAGCAGAATAAACGTAAAATCTCGCGTGAAACGTGAATATTGCGCGTATCTTGTCACGGACAGCACAAAGTCCGCATCGCTATACAAAGCAAAGCTGCTCTACTAGTCTAGCAATCTGTGGTTCGTATGACATATTTCCACGCGGACACTTAAATCTCGTCACTTGGCCGAATTTCTATGTGGATCTAGCCCAGAGCAGTACCTTATGTGCCGTCAGCAAACTTCATGAATTAAATCGGCCTTGATTTTAGTCATGATTGACTCCACTTGATTGGAGTTAGAACTGGATAAAGACTTCGCTTCTGCTATTAGAAATTTGATTTCGTCTACGCTAACAGATCTTTTCGTGCTAATTGTTTGCCACATACAAtagatgttttattttatgcaaCACTTGACTCCTACAAATGGTATCGGAATAATATGGAACAAAGTACATACAACCAAGTGCACAGCTTAAAACGTAATATAGTAATATACTGTAAATCCTTTACATAATCTTTCCCAAAGTTTCATTTAAGTTACCTCTATATGTCTGCACAATGGTCGTTCGATGGGCCACTGACAAGTCTTGTAGAAAACGCCTAAAAAGGGCTAAAACGAGAAAAAGACGAAAACTGACCTCAAACGCTTAAGATTCGCGAAGCTGGACACATACGTGATGGGCGCGTGCAAACCTCAGCATACGAACACCGAAAGTGCGTTACGAAAAGCTTCAGCCTACActtgaagaa of the Clavelina lepadiformis chromosome 7, kaClaLepa1.1, whole genome shotgun sequence genome contains:
- the LOC143465180 gene encoding transmembrane protein 230-like isoform X2, with the protein product MSNSAVRYKKLTRVYGGDTDGEVYSSLQFEKPEPKVPIKAIGIAFVLFLVGTVLIVIGALLLSGHIDAKYSDRTWPVLILGIITFLPGFYHLRIAYYAWRGYVGYSFEDIPDYND
- the LOC143465180 gene encoding p53 and DNA damage-regulated protein 1-like isoform X1; the encoded protein is MARDPLFVMNYMVDLEMLAEDVLADKQQVVDLDKKRNSNREALTALRKKQVAPPYCMDKAWLNFGGMFIKVKKDDAITMLTKDQEELDKEIKTVQRGLHEKVNKLRDAQGQKDLSSFDLNPLTPKELSRVRH